A section of the Terriglobia bacterium genome encodes:
- a CDS encoding EthD family reductase has product MAAVKLVVMYPRPSDVEAFEKRYIKEHVPMAVEKMVGKTKIVATKAVGSPQGTPLYYRIAEIHFPSMKELEACAASQGAKETLAHAFMISTGGPPVILVAEEETFNF; this is encoded by the coding sequence ATGGCAGCCGTAAAACTTGTTGTGATGTATCCGCGTCCGAGCGATGTTGAAGCCTTTGAGAAGCGCTACATAAAAGAGCACGTTCCGATGGCTGTTGAAAAGATGGTTGGCAAGACAAAGATCGTGGCCACGAAGGCCGTGGGGTCTCCCCAGGGGACGCCGCTCTACTACCGCATCGCGGAGATTCATTTCCCCTCGATGAAGGAGCTGGAAGCTTGCGCCGCTTCCCAGGGGGCCAAGGAAACCCTGGCCCACGCCTTCATGATTTCCACGGGAGGCCCGCCGGTGATCCTGGTGGCGGAGGAGGAGACGTTCAATTTCTAG
- a CDS encoding sugar ABC transporter ATP-binding protein: MSSSLLLEMDHITKQYPGVLALDEVTFDLYAGEVHCLVGENGAGKTTLIKILSGAIPKDAGEVRVDGKPVPLHSPADALQAGIGIIYQDFKLVPELTVAENIFLGREPCKGRSPFIDFERMREAAQAALRQLGESLDTGARVSTLSVAQQQVVEIAKSLTRKNRILAMDEPSAALTEKELKNLFAVIRRLQEEGVGIIYISHRINEIFDIGTRVTVLRDGKQVRTCKTSEVDRRGLVSWMVGREMDQEYPKVNLQKGKEILKIDNLNAGKLRDIHLAVNQGEILGLAGLVGAGRTELARFIFGADPWESGKIFLDGQEIHPHSPREAIDAGIGLLTEDRNRYGLIMEMSIEKNITLSNLKAVSRGGFIRGAKERGAAQQFAEDLRIKTPSLNREVSSLSGGNRQKVVLARWLFTRSRLLIFDEPTAGIDVGVKYEIYNLLNQLAQEGKGVVIISSDLPELLGLCDRIVVLCEGRITGELSREEATEEKIMLLATSVAETRSHKKAQEIQK, from the coding sequence ATGAGTTCATCACTCCTGCTTGAAATGGATCACATCACGAAGCAGTATCCCGGTGTGCTGGCACTGGATGAGGTGACGTTTGATTTGTATGCGGGAGAGGTCCACTGCTTGGTGGGGGAGAACGGCGCCGGGAAAACCACATTGATCAAGATTCTCTCAGGGGCGATTCCGAAGGACGCGGGTGAAGTTCGCGTGGATGGGAAACCGGTTCCCCTGCATTCTCCGGCAGACGCCTTGCAAGCCGGCATTGGAATCATCTACCAGGATTTCAAGCTGGTGCCCGAACTCACTGTGGCCGAAAACATCTTCCTCGGCCGGGAGCCGTGCAAGGGACGCTCTCCCTTCATTGATTTTGAGAGGATGCGCGAGGCTGCCCAGGCCGCGCTCCGGCAACTCGGGGAGTCCCTCGATACGGGAGCCCGCGTGAGCACTCTCAGCGTGGCCCAGCAGCAGGTGGTCGAAATTGCCAAGTCCCTGACGAGAAAGAACCGCATTCTGGCCATGGATGAGCCCTCCGCTGCGCTGACTGAGAAAGAGTTGAAGAACCTCTTTGCCGTGATCCGCCGCCTGCAGGAAGAAGGGGTTGGTATCATTTACATCTCCCACCGGATTAATGAAATTTTCGATATTGGAACTCGCGTGACGGTCCTGCGCGATGGAAAACAGGTTCGCACCTGTAAGACCTCTGAGGTGGATCGCAGGGGTCTGGTGAGCTGGATGGTTGGCCGGGAGATGGATCAGGAATATCCAAAGGTCAACCTGCAAAAGGGAAAAGAGATCTTAAAGATAGACAACCTGAATGCAGGCAAGCTCCGTGACATCCACCTCGCAGTCAACCAAGGCGAGATCCTCGGACTCGCTGGATTGGTGGGGGCCGGCCGGACTGAGCTCGCGAGATTCATTTTTGGGGCCGACCCTTGGGAGAGCGGAAAGATCTTCCTCGATGGACAGGAAATTCACCCGCACTCTCCGCGTGAAGCCATCGATGCCGGGATCGGGCTGTTGACCGAAGACCGCAACCGCTATGGCCTGATCATGGAAATGAGCATTGAGAAAAACATCACGCTGTCCAATCTCAAGGCCGTCAGCCGGGGAGGGTTCATTCGGGGAGCGAAGGAGCGAGGCGCCGCGCAGCAGTTTGCCGAAGATTTGCGCATCAAGACTCCCTCGCTCAATCGCGAGGTCTCCAGCCTCAGCGGGGGCAATCGCCAGAAGGTCGTGCTCGCCCGCTGGCTCTTTACCCGTTCCCGCCTGCTCATTTTTGACGAACCCACCGCGGGGATCGACGTGGGCGTGAAGTACGAAATCTACAATCTCCTCAATCAGCTCGCACAGGAGGGGAAAGGCGTGGTCATTATTTCTTCTGACCTTCCGGAACTGCTGGGTCTATGTGACCGCATCGTGGTGTTGTGCGAAGGAAGAATCACGGGGGAGCTGTCCCGCGAGGAGGCGACTGAAGAAAAAATCATGTTGCTGGCGACGAGCGTTGCTGAGACGAGGAGCCATAAGAAGGCACAAGAAATACAAAAATAA
- a CDS encoding substrate-binding domain-containing protein gives MKLLKPFLLTIIIFSLVLIGCGKKEARKSSKVIGVTLLTRAHLFYKDLEEGLLSAAARNNYELIITTAEFDLGRQSGQIEDFVARRVDAIIVSPADSRGVGPAIAKANQARIPVFTADIASQEGEVVCHVASDNIAGGRLAGEYLARILKGKGNIAIIDQPTLTSVLDRVQGFKNAVAQYPNLRIVADVNGEGVRDKAMQVASDIFQAHPDLIGIFGINDDSALGALDAVQQFNRSGISIVGYDATPPAVDAILRNTALKADVIQYPRKIGETTIEKIKEYFSGVPPQKVVPVEVGIVDRDSLSKTQTR, from the coding sequence GTGAAACTACTCAAGCCCTTCTTGCTCACCATCATTATCTTCTCCCTTGTACTTATCGGCTGCGGGAAAAAAGAGGCCAGAAAATCTTCCAAGGTGATCGGGGTGACATTGCTCACCCGGGCCCACCTGTTTTACAAGGATCTCGAAGAGGGATTGCTCTCAGCCGCCGCTCGAAACAACTACGAACTGATCATCACGACCGCCGAGTTTGACCTGGGAAGACAATCCGGCCAGATCGAAGATTTTGTGGCGCGCCGGGTGGATGCCATCATCGTGAGTCCCGCCGATTCACGTGGCGTCGGCCCTGCCATCGCCAAGGCCAACCAGGCAAGAATCCCGGTCTTTACGGCCGACATCGCCTCCCAAGAGGGAGAAGTTGTCTGTCATGTTGCTTCGGACAACATCGCGGGGGGCCGACTGGCGGGAGAATATCTTGCCCGAATCCTGAAGGGAAAAGGCAACATCGCCATCATCGATCAGCCCACCCTCACCTCAGTCCTTGACCGGGTGCAAGGATTTAAGAATGCCGTGGCGCAGTATCCCAACCTGCGGATAGTTGCAGACGTGAATGGCGAAGGGGTCCGTGACAAGGCCATGCAGGTGGCCTCCGACATCTTTCAAGCGCATCCGGACTTGATCGGCATCTTCGGAATCAACGATGACTCCGCGCTCGGGGCGCTGGATGCTGTCCAGCAGTTCAACCGATCCGGTATTTCGATCGTGGGGTACGATGCCACGCCCCCGGCGGTGGATGCCATCCTTAGAAACACCGCCCTGAAGGCGGATGTCATCCAATATCCGAGGAAAATCGGAGAAACCACCATCGAAAAGATCAAGGAATACTTTTCCGGCGTGCCTCCTCAAAAAGTTGTTCCGGTCGAGGTAGGAATCGTGGACCGGGATTCCCTTTCCAAAACCCAGACCCGATGA
- a CDS encoding ABC transporter permease, with amino-acid sequence MSSRKNILSRILSEYGISLALLIEIILFSRLSPFFLTTENILNVTLQVSITAIIAAGMTFVILTAGIDLSVGALVAFSGVVATSVLKWPIPLAYSFPLFLATAVFVGAFSGWLSAFFITRFNVTPFIVTLALMSIWRGAAYLYTGGRPVWGLPHAFSVLGGGRIAGIPFPTLIMIAVYIAAYIVLQYTRFGRHVYAVGGNQEAARLAGINTKRVLRQVYMLCGVLSALSGILLASRMNSGQPNAGLMYELDVIAAVVVGGASLFGGRGSIVGTFVGAMLIGVSRNGLNLLNVNSYIQQIIVGLVILVAVMLDQMRKK; translated from the coding sequence ATGAGTTCTCGAAAAAACATTCTTTCCAGGATTCTGAGCGAGTATGGCATCAGCCTGGCCCTGTTGATCGAGATCATTCTGTTCTCGCGCCTTTCTCCGTTCTTTCTCACGACCGAGAACATCCTCAATGTGACGCTCCAGGTTTCCATCACGGCCATCATCGCGGCAGGAATGACCTTTGTCATCCTGACGGCTGGCATTGACCTTTCGGTCGGCGCCCTGGTGGCCTTCAGTGGCGTCGTGGCAACCAGCGTGTTGAAATGGCCGATTCCGTTGGCCTACTCCTTCCCGCTCTTCCTCGCGACGGCGGTTTTCGTTGGCGCGTTCTCCGGATGGCTGTCGGCCTTCTTCATCACGCGATTCAACGTCACCCCTTTCATCGTGACCCTCGCCCTGATGAGCATCTGGCGCGGGGCGGCTTACCTTTACACCGGCGGCAGACCCGTCTGGGGCTTGCCTCATGCCTTCAGCGTGCTGGGCGGCGGCAGAATCGCAGGCATTCCCTTCCCCACTCTGATCATGATTGCGGTTTATATAGCCGCGTACATTGTGTTGCAGTACACCCGGTTCGGACGACACGTCTATGCCGTCGGAGGAAACCAGGAGGCTGCCCGGCTCGCGGGGATCAATACCAAGCGGGTCCTTAGGCAGGTCTACATGCTCTGTGGGGTGCTGTCTGCCCTGAGTGGAATTCTCCTCGCCTCGCGGATGAATTCGGGGCAGCCGAATGCAGGGTTGATGTACGAGCTGGACGTCATTGCAGCCGTGGTTGTGGGAGGCGCCAGCCTTTTTGGCGGTCGCGGTTCCATTGTCGGGACCTTTGTCGGGGCCATGCTGATCGGTGTGTCGCGTAACGGATTAAATCTACTCAATGTCAACTCCTATATCCAACAGATCATCGTCGGATTGGTGATTTTGGTGGCCGTGATGCTGGACCAGATGAGAAAAAAGTGA